CAAGGAAATTAGACTTTCTTCAGAGGCTATATATTGCCATCGATGTTGCTTCCGCGTTGCATTATCTTCATGACCATTGTGAAACACCAATTGTTCACTGCGATTTGAAGCCAAGCAATATTCTTCTTGACAGTGACTTAACTGCTCATGTTGGTGACTTCGGATTAGCAAAGCTTCTTGCTGAAAGCACCAATAGTCCTTCTCAAAGTCAGACTTTCTCAACTGGGATAAAGGGAACAATTGGCTACATGCCTCCAGGTAATACTTCCCAATTTATTGGTTAAATTACTACAGGCATCAGCATATGCATGATGAGGGGGAAACAAGAGGAAGAAACCAATCTGATTTCTGAGACCCCTTAAACTTTGCATGTATTTATCCCTGAATTTTCACTGCAGACAATATGAAAAAGATGAATGAATCCCATATTCTTTTATAGATAGAATAGTAAGTGTGTCAatcttgataaaattttaatggaaTTGGCAATATATGAAATGCAGAATATGGAGTAGGCAGCAGCGTGACAACTTATGGAGATGTCTACAGCTTTGGAATACTCTTGCTAGAGATGTTCACAGGAAAGAGACCGACTCATGATGTGTTTACAGATGGTTTAGATCTCCACAACTTTGTAAAGGCTAAGCTCCCAAGACAAGTGATGCAGGTCGTGGATCCCACCTTACTCACTCCAGGAGAAGTGGGGGCAGctacagcagcagcagcagaaaATATGGACAATGATGGAAGTATTGACGATAGTGTACGAGAATATGTTGTATCAGTCCTGCAAATTGGACTCAAATGCTCCACAGAAGTGCCAAAAGATCGAATGAGTATGAAGGATGCAACAAGCAAACTAAATGACATCAAGGACACTTTCCTTCATAGACATCAGAAAATAGTTTAAAATGGAAGCACAATGCAACAGCCACAACAACAGTAAGCTACGAAGCACAATGAAAGTAATGTTGATATTGAAAATTTAAGGCTGCAGAGGTGCAATGTGCAAAAATGTAATCTATCAGTCCTCATAATAGAACTTGCATGATCTGCAGAACTACCAGGAGGAAGTTACAAGAACAACTAAATATCATTACAGACTTTAAAGTCATAGAAATTGAAAGTAAACTACGAAGCACAATACTTTAGCAACAGATTATAGAAAGCATAAGAGGGTAAAATTCTTCAATCAAGAGTCTGAAAAGATCTCCAGGCTTTAATGAAGCCattcgatggtgaaagtcagCAATTCAAAAACTATGCAAATCTAAAATGGTTTTTCTTTTGCTTAATTGATTGGCTCTAACCTCTGTTCTTGAGAATGAAAACATCAAAATCTTGAAGCTAGGGAGCTAATTCCGATTCCCAAATTTGCACTTTGTTGCTTGTTATTTTTGTTGAACTCGATCCAGAGCAGAGTGTTGGCCTGTGTTGTTTGAAGAAGATAGCATGCCTTTACGGCGGTCTATGGTGGGCGGACGGCCACCTGTTGCTGACATCAATGGGGCTTGAGCTGCTCTTTAACACATTGGCCAAGTAAATACTTGGCCGTACTATTTGGAATATCCATGTaacacttaattaaaattaaatctattaaaaataattaaaatataaatagtattatgagaaatttacaatttaatctctaaatattactattttttacaattcaatctctatatttctaaaaactcatcaaaacatccTATCAAGTCAAAACTTCTAAGATTATACTATGAGAAGCAACATCACTTGTGGGTTTATTAATACAGGAGCACAATTTGGTAATGACAAagattagttttatttttctgaTTAGAATTTGAATCTaagaatttttttctttttttatctgAGGATCTAAGATTTTCAATTACAAAATTAATGGAACTGATACATAACTCGATTCCATCTTTATTGAAATCAGAATGTTCCTTATGATTTTCAGAACATTCATTATTATCTCTTCTTTTATCTTAACCCTGATAAACTAAATCTGAAGAAAGTTCACAACCTTCAAGCCAATGttcatcttcatcttctcaTCAGGATATCAAGATCTAGTCCGACTTATCGGAGGAATGTTGCAGGTCACTGGCGGCAAAGACGCTAGGCAATGCCCCACAATCATAACCAGCGACATTAGAGAGCCTAGGCATGACAAATGCATAGAAAAtgtttcttaaaattttttttccaccATTGAGAATCACCGACTTGCTGCACCCACCCTGATAGATACGACCCAGTGATAAGCATAGCAGCTCGCCACTTCCTTTCTTTCACATACCCATCAATGGCTCGAGCCATGTCCTCTGGAACAAGTACTCCtccattttttataaaagaatcCCCAATGTGTCTGCCCAAAACAACTGCATCCTCCAGAGCTGAACAGCCACCTTGTGCTAGATCAGATGTCATTGGGTGCATGGCGTCGCCGGCCACTGTGATGTTTCCTTTGCTTAGATTTCCAAAAATGACATTCCATGGATGTCTAAACATCAATGGAGCCCATGTCAAATTTGAAAGATCAGCATGTCGAACCACGTCAAAGTATTCTTGGGGAAAATTCTCTGCATATTTCTCAATCACTTGTTTCCGTATCAGTTGTGGATCTCTTGCCATGTTTTCTCCTTCAAGGCAAGTTAAAAACCAGTATAATTCTTTGTGGATTAGTGGGACGAAAGCAGCCCTTTTGCCAACATCTGCAAACTGTGTGACTTCTTGCTTAAACCCATGGCCTTGTGGAAACACAGCCAACCCACGAACTGCTGCTCGACCTGAGTGGACTAGTGCAGACAGCCCTAGCCATTTGGCCACCACCGAGTTCACCCCTTCACAGCCAACCAAAACCTACGTACAATAGTTTAAATAACACTCCAAATCCCAAAGATTACATTTAAACTCGATGATTTTGCAAAACACATACCTTTGATTTGATGGTAGTTCCATCTTCCAAATAATGTACAACAATGGAAGTACCTCCAAGTTCTTGCTGTTCAATAGCAGTAAACTTGGAagaaaatcgaattgaatcagcaGTCAATTCTTCTGCCAGAGCCTCTAATAGAATTTTGCGATGAACTGATCTGGGTCCATGAGCTTTGCCTCCTTTTCCGGTGTAGAAGTTGATCTCCTGAACAGCTCCAGTAGCCACATCAGTCACAGTCCCCCTAATCATTATGAGTATTAAGAAGCagctatatattaattatttaaagaaaaaattttgagtCATGATCAGAAAAAGCATAGCAGATTTTACGTACTTTGAGAAAGGAGGATAAATGGAAGTTGTTGAAACTACATAGTTTTAATCATTGTGTATATACATGTAATACATCGTTTTATGTTGCTCTCTCTACTTGTAATAGGGCTGAATTGGTTTGCTgtaattagtttattttgcaCAAGATGTGCACATGTTCTTATCTGATACATAAGGAAGCGCGATACTTCAAGACAATGCTGTAACGTGATTTTTACTTTTTGAAATAAGAGTTCAAAATGTTTTCTCTCTCTCCTTTCTCTCGCACATGGTATCAAAGCACGGTTTTGGCTCACGACGGAGCGTCGATTGTTGTATGAGTGTGATCCAGAGTTTTTTCGAGAGATCTGATGGTAATGGAGTAAGGGAACAGTAGTAAGGAACAAAAACCGACGGGTGCACCAAAAAAATCACAAAGCGTGGTCCAAGGAATGGGAGATCCTTTGAGTCTCCAAACTTCTGATCATCCAGGTATGAACCTAGTCTCAGCGCCTCTTATAGGATCTAACTTTAGATCTTGGACTAGGGCGATTAAAATCGCCCTAGGTGCCAAGATGAAGTTAGGGTTTGTCGAAAGAACAATTTCAGCACCTAGCAAAGATTCTGAGGATTACAAACAATGGAAGAGATGTGACTTCATGATCACATCTTGGATCCTCAACTCCATCTCCAAGGAACTGGTGGATGGTTTTATATGCATTGCTTCAACCAGAGATCTCTGATTAGAAATCTGTGAAAGATTTGGAGAATGCAATGGTCATATAATATATGAGTTACACAGAaaaatttctcttatttttcaaGAGAATGCTTCTATTGTTGTCTACTTTACTAAGCTAAAGAGACTTTGGGATGAACTTGGCTCTATGGAGACACTCCCTACCTGTACTTGTGGAGCTTCTAGGGCTATAGCagaaataataaacataaacaGACTCATGGCAGTTTCTGATGGTCGTGAAAGAGTCCTTTGGGTCTGTAAGGGACCAAGTATTGGGAATGGATCCCTTgccaactgtaatacccggctagactccggtatcggaattcctaccgtccggtggaatctcggatgtcggagacctctagaagggtaaaaccatgtttttatgaaatgttttaatgtttttgatgattttaagtaaagaggaaatgagtttttgaatgaaaacaactttggaggaaaacccaggttcggccgccgaacatggcatgcatgcggaggcacgttcggcccccgaacgtggcctggccagccactataaaagggtcccttagccgaaaacgggcgagcttttccccattttcggccaagctgagctctccgccgtccctcaccgatctttgatgtttttcctctagatctttcaagtttttcatttattttaactttgttttgaagatttgagctttcgagcaaggttttggagctttgaggtttaagaactcaaatctctcccaactccaagtttggtcgcctctactctcgatcttcaagaggtaagagtcgatctctagcttatattatgttttaagtaagttttatgaagttcatggggtagaaaatgcatgtgtaagcttatgttgagtttatgggttttgatgagtttttgagcaatgtggcttgtaatgtgtgtttgatgtgttgtagttggggtttaaggtagtttgagacccctaggagcttgtatgcatgttttggttgagctagatgcatgatggtttgagtttggaggcatttgtgcatgtttgaaccaagtttctgccctttgggagaaaccaggttcggcagccgaagggactttcggccgccgaaccctcttgtggaggcagcattcggctgccgaagcttgcccccgaaagaggactttcggctctgtctgggagtttcggccgccgaaggtgccgccgaacctgcctgactttcggctctggagagactttcggccgccgaacctgccgccgaaagtgccctgcccagccctcttttacatgtttttctatggttgtttcatgatgttctagggggtttttgggggatgtttttagagttatgttatagtatgttggtccctcatttgagtccacctgtgtaggttcggacccgaggaaccgaggacctcagcagtgagtcagctgctacagtcagtgtcagagctagccagaggtgagtggaataactcttatgcttttaaataaataaatcatttttgagcatgttcacgcatcacgaatgccatgtgatatttaggttgtttgcattagaatcacgaatatgttgcattgcatagtatgttgtggatgtggatgaatgttgaatgttgaatgatccattagccctcatatgttatgacatgatgatatgatatggaagtccaggtgtggcctgcactacgcccctggcactatgtaagagaaagaccgaacgtggcctgcactacgcccccggcaccatggattatgtatgttatgttatgtataagggaaagaccaggtgtggcctgcactacgcccctggcatggttggaatatgtagagggctaaatggtgacaagttcatccttgatatgattaattgtgatgtgatgcattccatgatagcatgtgttttaaatgctttatgattctgctcactgggctctagtggctcacccctctcccaaattccccaggtttgcaggtatgggttagatagagaagtcaagaagagtaatgaagtccttgtatgtaatagttagaatgtggacatgacagattgtataatgatgtatagatatgtaatgtaacgatattaaggttagaagtgtgcttgaccatagtatattgtaatcccttttagatacatgatcttaatgtttattgatgtctatgtttagccaactcaacacttgttatgccacccattgggggcattgatgagatcccacagaggggtcaagtttatgattatggatatgttcagtgcatgcacaggttgagtttggtgtatgatagaatgtatgaaagaaaagttttaaaattttatgtatggttgttgatcatgtatgggattaaacaggtttacaggttacatgtcagtcttgctacgggtcccggcggccttaagccgatctggatcctagcgccggtagcgatccgattttcgggtcgttacagaatggtatcagagccctaggttcatatggtcggacctagagtgtcgggctcatagatgttataaaaggtcaagcacaataggaaggtcatgtccactaggttaggatgtggagtcctgtcttacatgatgatgtgaaatgccatgattatatgcatgtgcattaatgatatgtgatgtgtgtgatgagggttcatgtgtgcccacatgaaccatatgatgctaatgtttatgtgatgtgtactgtttttcagaaaacaggatgagaggaactcgtcgatcagcaagattgactggagtaccacctgaggatgagggcacgagcgcccgtcctccagcattgcctagggcaatgtctagtaagTCTAATAGAGAAagaacagtaagagaccctagaaggtctttggatctaggtagaagcagatcagtcagagaaACAGTttaaggaggaatgtcagaggacatgggggatgatatggatgtagagcagaggagggatggcagtctgggagttagcatgtcagaagaaggaatgggagaatcccaaggaggcactcaggcctcgagatttgttcagccacctcactacccacccttctcacaaaactctgggtattcgatgggaggcacatcggactaccacagctttagcccttatcccacacagatgccatacccaccttattatccaccatattcacaatacccaatgtatccacccccaccttactatccaaatccagcaaaccctaccccaggggatgctgcacctcctcctccagcagaaccagcagcccccgttgctcaaccttctagacctagctcagccagtgggagcaaagtcaagatgaccgactacataaagttgggtgctccccagtatgaaaaaggggatgacccgtttgtgtatcttgagagggtcaaggtgatcacagatgagattggagatgatgatagtagagccattcagatggctgggttcacacttaagtgcaagaaggcacgagagtggttcaagaattatgtgaacccgaaagtgtttagcatgtcttgggaggagttcgcaaacgagtttgcaggatgggttttcccagatagttcaagggagctgaagatgatagagtttgagcagttgaggcagactgatgagatgggtgtagaggagttcacagacagatttttggaactgttgccatttgcagggcaaaaccttgactcagaccagaaaaggtcaaggaggtatatcatgaaactccactccagatattcctccttgatccagtcagcagatagggagagcttccatgccatagtggatatggcccggaaaatggaggccagtgccatcgttcaggggacagttaaacagtcagtggcacagccttctggttctaagaccccaggctcttcttcaatgagtgcagcagcttcaggtagcaagaagtgggacagaggtcccaggaagtctaagaagaacaagttctggaacaaggttaagtccagtctgggactagggagtggctcaagctctggtgcggataatgcagtttgtgcaaggtgtggtaagccacacaggggagtatgtcggtttgggacgacagcctgttacagatgtggtcaggaggggcatatgtctcgagaatgtccaagagcagccccgatggcacagtcccagcagacagcttcaggtagtgtagcgcagccagcagctccagccacgactcaggccagtggcagaggcagagggagaggggcagcctcttcttcagcgggtttcagaggtgaaggtccatcagctccagcacggatcttcacaatgacacagcaggaggcagatgcatctaacaccgtggtggcaggtaacttagtcattggttgttcagatgtgtatgccttgatggacccgggcgcatctcattcttttattgcaccgagagccgtccagaggttagggttgatgatctctgagttagagtgtcctctctgggtcagtggacccaagtgtgatccatcagtggcagagtcagtctgccagtgtagtcctatgtttgttgagggaagatgcttgtctgacgaccttgtggttctagacttgacagattttgacgtcattctagggatggactggttatctacccatggtgctaccttggactgcagggacaaggtagtcaggttcagaggtcaggatgggtcagaggtagtcttcagaggagacaggaggggtacacctagaggtctgatatcagctcttcaggctcgtaggttgcttaggaggggatgtcaggggtatttggctcatgtgagagagcttagca
This region of Manihot esculenta cultivar AM560-2 chromosome 10, M.esculenta_v8, whole genome shotgun sequence genomic DNA includes:
- the LOC110624954 gene encoding monooxygenase 2-like; the protein is MIRGTVTDVATGAVQEINFYTGKGGKAHGPRSVHRKILLEALAEELTADSIRFSSKFTAIEQQELGGTSIVVHYLEDGTTIKSKVLVGCEGVNSVVAKWLGLSALVHSGRAAVRGLAVFPQGHGFKQEVTQFADVGKRAAFVPLIHKELYWFLTCLEGENMARDPQLIRKQVIEKYAENFPQEYFDVVRHADLSNLTWAPLMFRHPWNVIFGNLSKGNITVAGDAMHPMTSDLAQGGCSALEDAVVLGRHIGDSFIKNGGVLVPEDMARAIDGYVKERKWRAAMLITGSYLSGWVQQVGDSQWLSNVAGYDCGALPSVFAASDLQHSSDKSD